The sequence below is a genomic window from Chryseobacterium foetidum.
CGAAATAATCATCAGCAACTTCAATATCGGAATACAGAATATTTTTGTTTTTCCTGATGAAAGTGATGGAATCATTCACCACAATTTTCCTCAGCCAAAAAGGAAAACTCTTCCACTCTTTGCAGTCATTGATTTTATTGAAACATTTCAGAAAAGCATTCAGTAAAATATCTTCCGCATCATGAATATTATTGGTGTAAGAATTCGCAACCGCCAGCATTTTAGCTGAAAACAAATCGTAAAGCGCTTTCTGAGCTCTCCGATCCTGCTTTTTGGCGAGTTTAAAATTCTTTTCTAAATCCTTCATGTATCAGTTTCTATCTATAAGACGATAAAATTTGAAAATGGTTGCCCGAAAATAAAAAAAATTGCACTTTTTATTCAAAAGTGCAATGTCTAAATTGATTGTTCATTACTAATGACTTGCGTTTTCAACCGCTTTCGGGTCGTGTTTATGTTTAAATAAAACCCAGAAAAGAATGGCCAAAACAAGTGCGTAAGCTGCAAAAGAAATCCAGATATTGTGCCAGTCTTTCATCATTACGACTGATGATAATGTTCCGTCAGGATTTACTGCTGAATGGAAACTTTCCTTTAAAATATTTAAGAAAGACTGATTATCCGGTGTTGTTTCCAGATAGGTCGACAATTCCGTAACGGTCGTAAACTTATGCGTAAAAAATTTATCAATCGCCCAACCTGCGATGTAACTTCCGAAAACAGCTCCGAAACCGTTGGTCATCATCATAAACAAGCCTTGTGCGGAAGAACGGATCTTTTTATCTGTAGTGGTTTCCACGAAAAGAGAACCTGAAATATTGAAGAAATCGAACGCCATTCCGTAAACGATACAGGACATAATGATCAACCCTAAACCATAACCCTCAGGTATTCCGTAGGCAAAAAATCCGAATCTTAAAACCCATGCAAACATGGAAAAAAGCATTACTCTTTTAATCCCAAATCTCTTCAGGAAGAACGGAATTGCCAGAATAAATAAAGTTTCAGAGACCTGAGAAATCGACATGATAATTGTTGATCTCTGTACTACAAAAGAATCTGCGTACTTTGGAAAATGCGAAAATTCACTTAAAAATACATCTCCATAAGCGTTGGTCAACTGTAAAGCAGCGCCCAAAAGCATTGAGAAA
It includes:
- a CDS encoding RNA polymerase sigma factor; protein product: MKDLEKNFKLAKKQDRRAQKALYDLFSAKMLAVANSYTNNIHDAEDILLNAFLKCFNKINDCKEWKSFPFWLRKIVVNDSITFIRKNKNILYSDIEVADDYFEEDSDENFHKINIEEIFSQMPTGYRLIFNLYVFEDKKHQEIAEILNITEGTSKSQLSKAKKWIADYLKAKENGQKNTETVKN
- a CDS encoding nucleoside permease, whose protein sequence is MNLKLRLTVLSFLQFFVWGAWLITMANFWFGTKQWDGTQFGAVFGTMGIASIFMPTITGIIADRWINAERIFSALQILYGLTLFVLPHSDNPNSFFTVMLVAMCFYMPTIALANSISYTVLKNSNLDVVKDFPPIRVWGTVGFIVAMWITNLTGNKATEGQFYIAGVAAIILGIYALTLPKCPPQKLIDKDAPLSEQLGLNAFKLFKNYKTALFFLFSMLLGAALQLTNAYGDVFLSEFSHFPKYADSFVVQRSTIIMSISQVSETLFILAIPFFLKRFGIKRVMLFSMFAWVLRFGFFAYGIPEGYGLGLIIMSCIVYGMAFDFFNISGSLFVETTTDKKIRSSAQGLFMMMTNGFGAVFGSYIAGWAIDKFFTHKFTTVTELSTYLETTPDNQSFLNILKESFHSAVNPDGTLSSVVMMKDWHNIWISFAAYALVLAILFWVLFKHKHDPKAVENASH